Below is a window of Coriobacterium glomerans PW2 DNA.
AAGGCTGTGGGCACGCTATCATTCATGCAGCTGTGCAACTCGTTTGCCAACTACACCATGAGCGCCATCCTCATCTACTACCTCTATGCCACGAAGGTCGAGGGCGGCTTGGGGCTCTCCCAGACCGATGCCGCCCAGCTCATATCACTGTATTCCGCCCTGTCGCTGCTCGCCGGCCTCGTCGGGTCCTACGTGGCCGATCGCATCTTGGGGCCACGCGCCGGCCTGCGTCTGTCTCGGTGCGCGCAGGCCGTGGCCTATGTCGTGCTCGCCGTACCGGGTATGGGCATCCCCGGTTACGCCGCCAGCCAGATTCTGCTGATCTTCGGCGTGATGCTTTCGGGCCGCTCGCTCGAATCTGTCATGGGCAAGATGTATGAGTCCGGCGATGAGCGCAAAGACGGCGCCTTCACCATCACGTACACGATCGCTAACATCGGTGCCGCAGTGCCGGCTATCGCCGGAGCGATCTCGCTGGTCGCAGGCTATCACGCAGCGTTCGCCGTCGGAGCTGTTGTCGCCGTGCTCGGCGCGGGGAGCTACCTCCTCACCGAGAGGCGCTTCTTCGGACCGATCGGCGACAAGCCGGATGATCCGCTCCCCGCCGCCGTCAAAAGGCGGATCATGGTGGGTATCGTCGTCGCCCTCGTGGCGGCGGTCGCGATTTTGGCGCTGCTGTTCATGGGCGGATCACTCAGCATCAAGCAATTCGCGAACACGATGAGCACGGCGGCGATCTTCATCCCGATCATCTATCTCATCTATATCGTCAACAGCAGAAAGACAACGCGTGGCGAGGCCCGCCGCGTGCTGGCGCTGCTGCCGTTGTACGCTTGCAACTGCTTGTCCATGCTCGTTTGGACCCAGTCGACATCGATTCTGGCGATCTACGCCGAGACGAGCGTCGACCTGAATCTGCTCGGTTTCAAGATCAGTCCCGCGACGTTTCAGACCATCCCAGCTGTGCTGGGGCTCGTGTTCGGCTCGCTCGCTGCGCTCGTATGGGCGAGACTCGGAGATCGCCAGCCGACCAATCCCTGGAAGGTGGGAGCCGGGACTGTTCTATGGGGACTGGGCCCGGTGTTCATGTGCCTGCCGTTCATTCTGTTTCCAGCGGGCGTGAGAGTGAGCCCTATCTGGCTCGTTGCCTTCTACGTGCTCATCATCGCCGGCGAGGCGCTCAACAGCCCCACCGGGTACGCCGCCGCCTGTACCGTCGCGCCAGCCGCCTTCGCCACTCAGATGGTGACGGTCTGGTCCCTGTCGCAGTCGACCGGCGCCGGCCTGTCCACGCTCGCCTCGCAGTTCTACATCGCAGGGGGCGAGGTTCCCTATTTTCTCATCATGGGAGGTCTCACCATCGCGATGGGTCTGATTGTCGTCGCAGGGTCTCGCGCGCTCAATCGCCGCATGGGCGGAGAGGCCGACTCAAAGGGGCGCATCGAATGAGGTGCGAAAGCGCGTTGGCTCCCGGGAGAGCTCCCTGCTCTCAGCCGACGGAGCCGACCGGCGCGCTCACACGATGCCGAGGAGCCCACGTGTTTCGTTGATCGATCGAGAGGTGGTCATCTATGGCAGAGGCAGTTGCGACCCCATCGCATGAGGCGGACGTTTCGAGGGCGCTGAGAAGGCAGACCTCATTTCTCGGACATCCGAAGGCTGTCGGATCGCTCAGCTTCATGGTCCTGTGCAACTCGTTTGCGAACTACGGCATGAGTGCCATTCTCGTGTACTATCTGTATGCGCAGATCCCTACCGGCCTGGGGCTCACTCAAGCCGAGGCGGCCCAGCTCGTCTCCCTGTATTCGGCTTGCACGGTGCTCACCGGGCTCATCGGCTCCTATGTCGCCGATCGCGTGCTCGGGCCCAGAAGGGCGCTCACCATCGCGAGGTCCATCCAAGCTCTCGC
It encodes the following:
- a CDS encoding peptide MFS transporter, which gives rise to MSKEGTLTLSEQQLVHELRTQRSFLGHPKAVGTLSFMQLCNSFANYTMSAILIYYLYATKVEGGLGLSQTDAAQLISLYSALSLLAGLVGSYVADRILGPRAGLRLSRCAQAVAYVVLAVPGMGIPGYAASQILLIFGVMLSGRSLESVMGKMYESGDERKDGAFTITYTIANIGAAVPAIAGAISLVAGYHAAFAVGAVVAVLGAGSYLLTERRFFGPIGDKPDDPLPAAVKRRIMVGIVVALVAAVAILALLFMGGSLSIKQFANTMSTAAIFIPIIYLIYIVNSRKTTRGEARRVLALLPLYACNCLSMLVWTQSTSILAIYAETSVDLNLLGFKISPATFQTIPAVLGLVFGSLAALVWARLGDRQPTNPWKVGAGTVLWGLGPVFMCLPFILFPAGVRVSPIWLVAFYVLIIAGEALNSPTGYAAACTVAPAAFATQMVTVWSLSQSTGAGLSTLASQFYIAGGEVPYFLIMGGLTIAMGLIVVAGSRALNRRMGGEADSKGRIE